One window of Leptotrichia sp. oral taxon 498 genomic DNA carries:
- the rplL gene encoding 50S ribosomal protein L7/L12: MAFNKDQFIEDLKVMSVLELKEVVEAIEETFGVSAQPVAVAGGAAAGGAAEEKTEFDVILTSAGGAKLAVIKEVRAITGLGLKEAKALVEDGGKAVKEGASKEEAEEIKGKLEAAGATVELK, from the coding sequence ATGGCATTTAATAAAGATCAATTTATAGAAGACTTAAAAGTTATGTCTGTATTAGAATTAAAAGAAGTAGTTGAAGCTATTGAAGAAACATTTGGAGTATCTGCACAACCAGTTGCAGTAGCAGGAGGAGCTGCAGCAGGAGGAGCCGCTGAAGAAAAAACTGAATTTGATGTAATCTTGACATCAGCAGGAGGAGCTAAATTAGCAGTAATTAAAGAAGTAAGAGCAATTACAGGATTAGGGTTGAAAGAAGCTAAAGCATTAGTTGAAGATGGAGGAAAAGCAGTTAAAGAAGGAGCATCTAAAGAAGAAGCTGAAGAAATTAAAGGTAAATTAGAAGCTGCAGGAGCAACTGTTGAATTAAAATAG
- the rplJ gene encoding 50S ribosomal protein L10 yields MPAQAKLDAVKKLTEKLKDAKAMVFVDYKGISVNEDTELRKNARESKVEYFVAKNRLVKIALKEVGIEADFDDLLEGTTSFAVGYEDGVAPSKLIYEFGNKLKDKLVIKGGMVDAERVDVKTVEALAKLPSREELLGQVAYGLLSPVRMLAVALTNVAEQKENGEPAAE; encoded by the coding sequence TTGCCAGCACAAGCAAAATTAGATGCAGTTAAAAAATTGACTGAAAAATTAAAAGATGCAAAAGCTATGGTTTTTGTTGATTATAAAGGAATCAGTGTTAATGAAGATACAGAACTTCGTAAAAATGCTAGAGAATCAAAAGTTGAATATTTTGTAGCAAAAAATAGACTTGTGAAAATTGCATTAAAAGAAGTTGGAATCGAAGCAGACTTTGATGACTTATTGGAAGGGACAACATCTTTTGCAGTAGGTTATGAAGATGGAGTTGCACCATCAAAATTAATTTACGAATTTGGGAATAAGTTAAAAGATAAATTAGTAATTAAAGGTGGAATGGTTGATGCCGAAAGAGTTGATGTTAAAACTGTTGAAGCATTAGCAAAATTACCATCAAGAGAAGAATTACTTGGTCAAGTTGCTTACGGATTGCTATCGCCAGTTAGAATGTTAGCTGTGGCGTTGACAAATGTAGCAGAACAAAAAGAAAATGGAGAACCAGCTGCTGAATAG
- a CDS encoding formate--tetrahydrofolate ligase — translation MTDIEIAQKAKLKKISEIAQSIGLCEDDYEPYGKYKAKVSLDVLKRNANKKDGKLILMTAVTPTPPGEGKSTVTVGLTQALNKLGYKSIAALREPSLGPVFGMKGGAAGGGMSQVVPMEEINLHFTGDIHAIGAAHNLISACIDNHIHFGNELDIDVNNITFKRVVDMNDRNLRNIVIGLGPKVNGIPRENSFQITVASEIMAIFCLADSIIDLKNRIGEIVFAYNRKGEMLKVKQLNIQGAVAALLKDAIKPNLVQTLENTPVFIHGGPFANIAHGCNSLIATKMALKLSDYVVTEAGFAADLGAEKFLDIKARFGNLEPNVIVIVATVRALKHHGGDKDLKTENCETLAKGLENLEKHIESMQKYNIPVVVAINKFITDTDAEIKVIKDFCKKQNVEVALCEIWEKGGEGGKELVEKVMDAIKKNENSSKKYAPLYNLDLTIQEKIEKIAKEIYGADGVNFSAKAKKNIQKYLENGYDKLPICISKTQKSLSDNPNLLGRPKGFKITINEIRLSAGAGFLVAMAGEIIDMPGLPRKPAAELIDIDENGVISGLF, via the coding sequence ATGACAGATATAGAAATCGCTCAAAAGGCAAAATTAAAAAAAATTAGCGAAATTGCGCAAAGTATTGGACTTTGTGAAGACGACTATGAACCTTATGGAAAATATAAAGCAAAAGTTAGTCTTGACGTTTTGAAAAGAAATGCTAATAAAAAGGACGGAAAATTAATTTTGATGACAGCTGTTACACCAACACCTCCCGGTGAAGGAAAATCAACTGTAACAGTTGGACTTACTCAAGCGTTAAATAAACTTGGGTATAAATCTATTGCAGCATTAAGAGAACCATCGCTTGGTCCTGTTTTTGGGATGAAAGGGGGAGCTGCAGGTGGCGGAATGTCGCAAGTTGTTCCAATGGAAGAAATCAACCTTCATTTTACAGGAGATATTCATGCAATAGGAGCTGCGCACAATCTTATTTCAGCTTGTATCGACAATCACATTCACTTTGGAAATGAGCTTGATATTGATGTAAATAACATCACTTTTAAAAGAGTTGTGGATATGAATGACAGGAATTTAAGAAACATAGTAATTGGACTTGGACCAAAAGTAAATGGAATCCCTAGGGAAAATTCATTCCAAATCACCGTTGCATCAGAAATTATGGCTATCTTTTGTCTAGCTGATTCAATTATCGACTTAAAGAATAGAATTGGAGAGATTGTCTTTGCTTATAACAGAAAAGGTGAAATGTTGAAAGTAAAACAACTAAACATTCAAGGAGCGGTTGCAGCTCTATTAAAAGATGCAATTAAGCCAAATTTAGTTCAAACATTGGAAAATACCCCTGTATTTATTCACGGAGGTCCATTTGCCAACATTGCTCACGGATGTAACTCTTTAATCGCAACAAAGATGGCACTAAAATTATCGGATTATGTTGTAACAGAAGCTGGATTTGCAGCAGATTTGGGAGCTGAGAAATTTTTAGACATAAAAGCTAGATTTGGAAATCTTGAACCAAATGTAATCGTTATAGTTGCAACAGTGAGAGCACTAAAACATCACGGCGGCGATAAAGACTTGAAAACTGAAAATTGTGAAACCCTTGCAAAAGGACTGGAAAACTTGGAAAAACATATCGAAAGTATGCAAAAATACAATATTCCAGTTGTTGTTGCAATTAATAAGTTTATAACTGATACAGATGCTGAAATTAAAGTGATAAAAGATTTTTGTAAAAAACAAAATGTTGAAGTTGCACTTTGTGAAATTTGGGAAAAAGGTGGCGAAGGTGGAAAAGAACTTGTTGAAAAAGTGATGGATGCTATCAAAAAAAATGAAAATTCATCTAAAAAGTATGCTCCACTTTATAATTTAGATCTGACAATTCAAGAAAAAATTGAAAAAATTGCAAAAGAAATTTATGGAGCAGACGGAGTAAACTTTTCTGCAAAAGCGAAAAAAAATATTCAAAAATATTTGGAAAATGGTTATGACAAACTCCCAATCTGTATTTCAAAAACTCAAAAATCACTTTCTGACAACCCAAACTTATTGGGACGGCCAAAAGGATTTAAAATTACGATAAACGAAATAAGACTATCAGCTGGAGCAGGATTTTTGGTAGCAATGGCTGGAGAAATAATAGATATGCCAGGACTTCCAAGAAAACCAGCGGCTGAGTTAATTGACATTGATGAGAACGGAGTAATATCAGGATTATTTTAA
- a CDS encoding exopolysaccharide biosynthesis polyprenyl glycosylphosphotransferase: MSGVRKNYLALFWILTIVVYFIGLIIINRGLGFRNIGIFGVALIAYYVGNIYNIAVGRYRLRDMAVVCVVNFIFATVANFFKIFTFYEAIVLFGIIAMFQIVFRYIIIVGVVERQRIMFIGENDYTQDLLESIKNDEQYRFIEHYKNVQKKDYGYDILKICDLKKINIIVDFTENLLINPKIVDKLLKNKLKGLQYYNYLEFYEMYENKLPVSHLSPKWFLENTGFEIYHNNFNLKAKRILDIIFALLIGVCVIPIMIIAAIIIKLESKGPIFFIQERIGEGNKPFKIVKFRSMTTDAEKDGPKWATKNDNRVTKFGKFMRLTRVDELPQLWNVLKGEMSFVGPRPEREFFIKQLEKEIMYYNLRHTVKPGLTGWAQVMYPYGASVEDAYRKLQYDLYYIKNHDILFDMKILLKTITIVIFGKGR, translated from the coding sequence GTGAGTGGTGTTAGAAAAAATTATTTGGCATTATTTTGGATACTTACGATAGTTGTTTACTTTATAGGTCTTATTATTATAAATAGAGGACTTGGATTCAGGAATATAGGAATATTTGGAGTCGCGCTAATTGCATATTATGTTGGAAATATTTACAATATTGCAGTTGGAAGATACCGTCTTCGTGATATGGCGGTTGTCTGTGTAGTTAACTTTATTTTTGCCACCGTGGCTAATTTTTTTAAAATATTTACATTTTATGAAGCGATAGTTCTATTTGGAATAATCGCCATGTTTCAAATTGTTTTTAGATATATTATAATCGTGGGAGTTGTTGAAAGACAAAGAATTATGTTTATAGGAGAAAATGATTATACCCAAGATTTACTTGAAAGCATAAAAAATGACGAACAATACAGGTTTATTGAGCATTACAAAAATGTTCAAAAAAAAGATTACGGATATGATATATTAAAAATTTGTGATTTAAAAAAAATAAATATAATTGTCGATTTTACAGAAAATTTACTTATAAATCCAAAAATTGTTGACAAACTTTTGAAAAATAAATTAAAGGGACTTCAGTATTACAATTATTTAGAATTTTATGAAATGTATGAAAATAAATTGCCAGTTTCGCATCTGAGTCCAAAGTGGTTTTTGGAAAATACAGGTTTTGAAATTTACCACAATAATTTCAACTTAAAAGCCAAAAGAATATTAGACATTATTTTTGCGCTATTAATAGGAGTTTGTGTAATTCCGATTATGATTATTGCAGCGATTATTATAAAACTTGAGTCAAAAGGACCGATATTTTTTATTCAGGAAAGAATTGGTGAGGGAAACAAACCTTTTAAAATCGTAAAATTTCGTTCGATGACGACTGATGCTGAAAAAGATGGACCAAAATGGGCTACAAAAAATGATAACCGTGTCACAAAATTTGGAAAATTTATGCGTCTTACAAGGGTGGACGAATTGCCGCAGCTATGGAATGTCTTAAAAGGTGAGATGAGTTTTGTCGGTCCAAGACCTGAGCGAGAATTTTTCATAAAACAATTAGAAAAAGAAATAATGTACTATAATTTAAGACATACGGTAAAACCCGGGCTTACAGGCTGGGCTCAAGTGATGTATCCCTACGGAGCAAGTGTCGAGGATGCCTACAGAAAATTGCAATATGACTTATATTACATAAAAAATCATGATATTTTATTCGATATGAAAATTTTATTAAAAACCATCACAATTGTAATTTTTGGAAAGGGAAGATAA
- a CDS encoding acyltransferase — MNNKDKDLFSKFDTLKFVAIIMVVFIHIVCGKLYEVESGELSYEWIISNVIDSFCRSCVPIFVMVSGFFLLGKDEKIIVFFKKRILKIIPKFLIYSIIFYLFTITFHNNSFENNLFFKKSFYINFVKQLLTGKIYYHLWYIYMIVSIYLITPILRKIVFWDKEKNFQNTKYLISVWIFFWVLMPFFNTFFKLKINTYEQVGEYVGYFLLGYLIGNKKIRIFKNKKISAVLFFLFNSMIIYFTYIFTKKDGKLFDYFYNYYSIFVFFISVIIFEFAVNFEKKKLKNENSSLKKFVKVGSAMTFDIYLIHPIFVYFCENYLKNRISYGKYIVISFCCIFFYRL, encoded by the coding sequence ATGAATAATAAAGATAAAGATTTATTTTCTAAATTTGACACGTTAAAGTTTGTTGCAATAATTATGGTTGTTTTTATTCATATTGTCTGCGGGAAACTTTATGAAGTTGAAAGTGGCGAGCTTTCTTATGAATGGATTATTTCCAATGTCATCGACAGCTTTTGTAGGAGTTGCGTGCCAATTTTTGTGATGGTTAGTGGATTTTTTTTGCTTGGAAAAGATGAAAAAATAATAGTATTTTTTAAAAAGCGGATTTTAAAAATTATCCCCAAATTTTTAATTTACTCTATAATTTTTTATCTTTTCACAATAACTTTTCATAATAACAGTTTTGAAAATAATCTATTTTTCAAAAAAAGTTTTTATATAAATTTTGTAAAACAGCTATTAACTGGAAAAATTTATTATCATTTGTGGTATATTTACATGATAGTTTCAATTTATCTCATTACACCAATTTTACGAAAAATTGTTTTTTGGGATAAAGAAAAAAATTTTCAAAATACAAAATATCTAATATCAGTTTGGATATTTTTTTGGGTTTTGATGCCATTTTTTAACACTTTTTTTAAGTTAAAGATAAATACTTATGAACAGGTTGGTGAGTATGTTGGGTATTTTTTACTCGGATATTTGATTGGAAATAAAAAAATTAGGATTTTTAAAAATAAAAAAATAAGTGCAGTTCTGTTTTTTTTGTTTAATTCTATGATTATTTATTTTACTTATATTTTCACAAAAAAAGATGGCAAGCTGTTTGACTATTTTTATAATTATTACTCGATATTTGTATTTTTTATATCAGTTATAATTTTTGAGTTTGCAGTAAATTTTGAAAAAAAAAAATTAAAGAATGAAAATTCAAGTTTAAAAAAATTTGTAAAAGTTGGGTCAGCTATGACATTCGATATCTACTTAATTCATCCAATTTTTGTCTATTTTTGTGAAAATTATTTAAAAAATAGGATAAGTTATGGAAAGTATATAGTTATTTCATTTTGTTGCATATTTTTTTATCGTTTATAA
- the rplM gene encoding 50S ribosomal protein L13 — protein sequence MSKYTKMQKKEEVTRNWYEIDAEGKILGKVAAEIAVRLMGKHKPSYTPHVDGGDFVIVTNAEKIAVTGKKLLDKKYYRHSGYPGGLKVRNLQEMLEKQPTEVIRKAVERMLPKNKLGSQMIGRLKVFVGNEHVHSAQKPERIDL from the coding sequence GTGAGTAAATACACTAAAATGCAAAAAAAAGAAGAAGTTACAAGAAATTGGTATGAAATAGATGCCGAAGGAAAAATACTTGGTAAAGTTGCTGCAGAAATCGCAGTAAGACTTATGGGTAAACATAAACCAAGCTACACACCACATGTTGATGGAGGAGATTTTGTTATTGTAACAAATGCTGAAAAAATCGCAGTTACAGGAAAAAAATTATTAGATAAAAAATATTACAGACACAGTGGTTATCCAGGTGGACTAAAAGTTAGAAATTTGCAAGAAATGTTAGAAAAACAACCTACTGAAGTAATAAGAAAAGCCGTTGAAAGAATGTTACCAAAAAATAAACTAGGAAGTCAAATGATTGGCAGACTTAAAGTATTTGTAGGAAATGAACATGTACATTCAGCACAAAAACCAGAAAGAATAGATTTATAG
- the rpsI gene encoding 30S ribosomal protein S9 translates to MANKIQYLGTGRRKTSVARVRLIPGETGVTINGKDMREYFGGREILAKIVEQPLELTETLNKYGVKVNVNGGGNTGQAGAIRHGVSRALLLADAELRRALKEAGFLTRDSRMVERKKYGKKKARRSPQFSKR, encoded by the coding sequence GTGGCAAATAAAATTCAATATTTAGGAACAGGAAGAAGAAAAACATCAGTAGCAAGAGTAAGATTAATCCCTGGAGAAACAGGAGTTACAATTAACGGAAAAGATATGAGAGAATATTTTGGTGGAAGAGAAATCTTAGCTAAAATCGTAGAACAACCATTAGAATTGACAGAAACTTTAAACAAATACGGAGTAAAAGTTAATGTAAACGGTGGAGGAAATACAGGTCAAGCAGGAGCTATAAGACATGGTGTTTCAAGAGCTCTATTATTAGCAGACGCTGAATTAAGAAGAGCACTAAAAGAAGCTGGATTCTTAACAAGAGATTCAAGAATGGTTGAAAGAAAAAAATACGGGAAAAAGAAAGCAAGAAGAAGTCCACAATTCTCAAAAAGATAA
- the glmM gene encoding phosphoglucosamine mutase — translation MARKYFGTDGMRGEANKDLTIDLVGNLGLALGYYLKKHRKKAGKPRIILGTDTRISGYMIRSALSAGLNSMGVHIDFVGVLPTPGVCYLTRKLKADAGIMISASHNPVKDNGIKIFSSNGYKLPDNVEEEIEALMEDREKLLKHQIAGDDLGRFKYVEDDMRIYLDFLASTVKTSFKGLKIVIDAANGAAYRVASKIYQKLGADIIVINNIPNGKNINVNCGSTHPELLQEVVKVYKADLGLAFDGDADRLIAVDHEGNVINGDLVIAIIARYFKKRGLLNDNKVVTTVLSNMGFEKYLDEQGIGLIRANVGDRYVLEKMKEYGLNIGGEQSGHILMLDYNTTGDGVLSSIQLVSAILESGKTLNELVKDIKLWPQDSKNIMVSKEKKATWETNKELMDFIREKQKEIAGKGRILVRASGTESLIRVMVEAEKQEIVDKYIKELAKKVEEVLG, via the coding sequence ATGGCTAGAAAATATTTTGGAACAGATGGAATGCGTGGAGAAGCCAACAAAGATTTAACTATTGATTTAGTTGGAAATTTGGGACTTGCTCTTGGATATTATTTAAAAAAACATAGAAAAAAAGCGGGAAAACCAAGAATTATCTTGGGAACTGATACAAGGATTTCAGGATATATGATAAGATCAGCATTATCTGCTGGATTAAATTCAATGGGAGTGCATATTGATTTTGTCGGAGTGCTTCCAACACCTGGTGTTTGTTATTTGACAAGAAAATTAAAAGCTGATGCGGGAATTATGATCTCTGCTTCACACAATCCAGTAAAAGATAATGGAATTAAAATTTTTAGCTCAAACGGCTATAAACTTCCAGATAATGTTGAAGAAGAAATAGAAGCGCTTATGGAAGACAGGGAAAAATTATTGAAACATCAAATTGCTGGAGATGATTTAGGAAGATTTAAGTATGTTGAAGATGATATGAGAATTTATTTGGACTTTTTGGCTTCAACTGTGAAAACAAGTTTTAAAGGCTTGAAAATTGTAATTGATGCAGCGAATGGTGCAGCATATAGAGTAGCTTCAAAAATTTATCAAAAACTTGGAGCGGACATTATCGTAATAAACAACATTCCAAATGGAAAAAATATAAATGTAAACTGTGGTTCAACTCATCCGGAGCTTTTGCAGGAAGTTGTAAAAGTATATAAAGCTGACTTGGGACTTGCATTTGACGGAGACGCAGACAGACTTATTGCAGTTGACCACGAAGGAAATGTAATTAATGGAGATTTAGTAATTGCTATAATCGCTAGATATTTTAAAAAAAGAGGACTTTTGAATGACAACAAAGTAGTTACAACAGTTCTAAGCAACATGGGATTTGAAAAATATCTGGACGAACAAGGAATTGGATTAATTAGAGCAAATGTTGGAGATAGATATGTTCTTGAAAAAATGAAAGAATATGGTCTAAATATTGGTGGAGAGCAATCTGGACATATTTTGATGTTGGATTACAACACGACTGGAGATGGAGTTTTATCCTCAATTCAGTTAGTTTCAGCAATTTTAGAAAGTGGAAAAACATTGAATGAATTAGTAAAAGATATAAAACTGTGGCCACAAGATTCTAAAAATATAATGGTTTCTAAGGAGAAAAAGGCAACTTGGGAAACAAATAAAGAATTGATGGATTTTATAAGAGAAAAACAAAAAGAGATTGCTGGAAAAGGTAGAATCTTAGTGAGAGCGTCTGGAACCGAATCACTTATTAGAGTGATGGTTGAAGCGGAAAAACAAGAAATTGTGGATAAATATATCAAAGAATTGGCAAAAAAAGTTGAAGAGGTTTTGGGATAA
- a CDS encoding sensor histidine kinase, whose protein sequence is MRNLKLEDRISLNYVLLFLVLILFSNVILVYSLQRQSKKNLVSLAQNKIEDINSFLDKVTVFSRKTNELTFDFNPQVMEGGKIIYLKPFNPGEEGYLYVLEMKRNNSSAIPINTIGGTDTEEASATNEEIVKMLEKFNLRENEANGKTIDLGSENKYFAFKVARNIKHYDFNIYVLKNISQENKIYKRLEYLVILFTIIGAVLTIIVSKIVSRRILKPIKSVIKTAKSITSEDLSQRIEVPKSEDELQTLTLIINEMLDRIEISFGNQKKFVSDASHELRTPLAIIKGYAEIIKKRRLTNEEIFEESIDSIINETDNMRNLIQKLLFLAKGEITKINTKFVEIDANEMVRQIYLDTKVSTKTHEIHLKEGENFKINGDETLLQQAIRAIIENATKYSEENTNIYIESEIRNGNGVISIRDEGVGISKEDTKRIFDRFYRVDLSRTKATGGTGLGLAIVKRIIEIHNGKIEIDSEMGKGTKISIVLPINEKEIIAKNEKFNKKDRTKEKSSSFFKFLKKRKVKNKIKQQKK, encoded by the coding sequence ATGAGAAATTTAAAATTAGAAGACCGTATTTCTTTGAACTATGTTCTTCTATTTTTGGTATTGATATTATTTTCAAATGTTATTTTAGTATATTCACTGCAAAGACAGTCAAAAAAAAATTTAGTGTCTTTGGCACAAAATAAAATAGAAGATATAAACAGTTTTTTAGATAAAGTTACTGTATTTTCAAGAAAAACAAATGAACTTACATTTGATTTTAACCCACAAGTTATGGAAGGAGGAAAAATTATTTACTTAAAGCCTTTTAATCCTGGGGAAGAAGGTTATCTGTACGTTCTTGAAATGAAAAGAAATAACAGTAGTGCAATTCCAATAAATACAATTGGTGGAACTGATACAGAAGAAGCTAGTGCAACAAACGAAGAAATCGTAAAAATGCTGGAAAAATTTAATTTAAGAGAAAATGAGGCAAATGGAAAAACTATTGACTTGGGTAGTGAAAATAAATATTTTGCTTTTAAAGTTGCAAGAAATATAAAGCATTATGATTTCAATATCTATGTATTAAAAAATATTTCACAGGAAAATAAAATTTATAAAAGACTGGAATATCTCGTAATTTTATTTACGATAATAGGAGCAGTTCTTACGATAATCGTGTCAAAAATAGTCAGCAGAAGAATCTTAAAACCTATTAAAAGTGTAATAAAAACGGCAAAAAGTATTACAAGTGAAGATTTGAGCCAAAGAATAGAAGTTCCAAAAAGTGAAGATGAACTTCAGACATTGACTCTAATTATAAATGAGATGCTAGATAGAATTGAGATTTCTTTTGGAAATCAGAAAAAATTTGTGTCAGATGCATCGCATGAGCTTAGAACGCCACTTGCAATAATAAAGGGTTATGCGGAAATAATTAAAAAGCGTAGACTTACAAATGAAGAAATTTTTGAGGAATCAATCGATTCAATTATAAACGAAACTGATAATATGCGAAATTTAATTCAAAAATTGCTGTTTTTGGCAAAAGGTGAGATTACAAAAATTAATACAAAATTTGTTGAAATTGATGCCAATGAAATGGTTAGGCAAATTTATTTGGATACAAAAGTTTCAACAAAAACTCACGAAATCCACTTAAAAGAGGGAGAAAATTTTAAAATAAACGGAGATGAAACTTTGCTTCAACAGGCGATTAGGGCGATAATTGAAAATGCGACAAAATATTCGGAAGAAAATACAAATATTTATATTGAGTCAGAAATAAGAAATGGAAATGGTGTAATTTCTATTCGTGATGAAGGTGTCGGAATTTCAAAAGAAGATACGAAGCGAATCTTTGACAGATTTTACAGAGTTGACTTATCGAGAACTAAAGCGACTGGAGGAACTGGACTTGGACTTGCAATTGTGAAAAGAATAATTGAAATTCATAACGGAAAAATAGAAATTGATTCTGAAATGGGAAAAGGAACTAAAATTTCTATAGTTTTGCCAATAAATGAAAAAGAAATTATAGCTAAAAATGAAAAATTTAATAAAAAAGATAGAACAAAAGAAAAGTCAAGTTCTTTTTTTAAGTTTTTAAAAAAAAGAAAGGTAAAAAATAAAATAAAGCAACAAAAAAAGTGA
- a CDS encoding response regulator transcription factor → MKEKILVVEDDPKISRLLEIELKFEGFDVFFAYDGKEGLNMAKYGSYDLILLDVMLPKMSGMEVCKRVRETSQVPIIMLTAKDEISDKVVGFDYGADDYMTKPFSNEELLARIKALLRRTKKAVDHKGLFEFEDLTINYSTYEIFRGYGKDLIQLSKREFELLDFLVLNKGIVLSRDKILEEVWGFDYIGNDNILDLYIKYLRDKIDRPYERRFIQTVRGIGFIFK, encoded by the coding sequence ATGAAAGAAAAAATATTGGTTGTGGAAGACGACCCAAAAATTTCAAGACTTCTTGAAATTGAATTAAAATTTGAAGGTTTTGATGTTTTTTTTGCATATGACGGTAAAGAAGGTTTAAATATGGCTAAATATGGTTCATATGACTTAATCTTGCTAGATGTAATGCTTCCAAAAATGAGCGGAATGGAAGTTTGTAAAAGGGTGAGAGAAACTTCGCAAGTGCCTATAATTATGCTTACAGCTAAAGATGAAATAAGTGATAAAGTGGTTGGATTTGATTATGGAGCTGACGACTACATGACAAAGCCATTTTCAAATGAAGAATTACTTGCAAGAATAAAAGCTTTATTAAGAAGAACTAAAAAAGCGGTCGATCACAAAGGGCTTTTTGAATTTGAAGACCTGACCATAAATTATTCGACTTATGAGATTTTTAGAGGTTATGGAAAAGATTTGATTCAGCTGTCTAAAAGAGAATTTGAATTACTTGACTTTTTAGTTCTGAATAAAGGGATTGTTTTATCGAGAGATAAAATATTAGAAGAAGTTTGGGGATTTGATTATATTGGAAATGATAACATTTTGGATTTATATATCAAATATTTGAGAGATAAAATTGACAGACCTTACGAAAGAAGATTTATTCAAACCGTGAGAGGAATTGGATTTATCTTTAAATAA
- a CDS encoding peptidase U32 family protein encodes MKKRKRVELLAPAGNMEKLKSAFHFGADACFIGGNAFNLRGMSSNFNNKELKQAIDYAHSLGKKVYVTLNIFAHNAEIEYMPRFIKKLEEYGADAAIVADLGVFQLVREYAPNLRIHVSTQANNTNWMSVKTWKEMGAKRVILAREMSLNEIKKIREKVPDVEIEVFIHGAMCMTYSGRCLLSNYFTGRDSNRGICAQDCRWNYKVIAEGHEETGAHDIIENEDGTFMFNAKDLCTIEFIDKIIEAGVDSLKIEGRMKSIYYNSTVVKQYKRALDSYYSGSYKFDEDWLKELKTISHRQYSNGFFLGPTTEKDQNYKTGLSYSQTYRLIANVLEKVDTNKYKIQIRNQVFATQELELVRPESEVVKFKVKNFFNTKKEKYEDHVNPNTIAIIETEVEMGPMDLLRIKLPEGKSDSDMDKENF; translated from the coding sequence ATGAAAAAGAGAAAAAGAGTAGAATTACTAGCACCTGCTGGAAATATGGAAAAGTTGAAAAGTGCTTTTCATTTTGGAGCGGATGCTTGTTTTATTGGAGGAAATGCCTTTAATTTGAGAGGAATGTCCTCTAATTTTAATAACAAGGAATTAAAACAAGCTATTGATTATGCTCACAGCTTGGGAAAAAAAGTGTATGTGACACTGAATATTTTTGCTCACAATGCAGAAATTGAATATATGCCAAGATTTATAAAAAAACTGGAGGAATATGGGGCAGATGCGGCAATCGTAGCCGATCTTGGAGTTTTTCAGCTAGTTAGAGAATATGCGCCAAACTTGAGAATACATGTCAGCACACAAGCCAATAATACAAACTGGATGAGTGTCAAAACTTGGAAAGAGATGGGAGCTAAAAGAGTTATTTTGGCAAGAGAAATGTCACTAAACGAAATTAAAAAAATTCGTGAAAAAGTGCCAGATGTTGAAATAGAAGTGTTTATTCATGGGGCGATGTGCATGACTTATTCGGGAAGATGTTTACTTAGTAACTATTTTACCGGAAGAGATTCCAACCGTGGAATTTGTGCACAGGATTGTCGTTGGAACTATAAAGTTATTGCTGAAGGGCATGAAGAAACTGGGGCGCATGATATTATAGAAAATGAAGATGGAACATTTATGTTTAATGCAAAAGATTTGTGTACGATTGAATTTATTGATAAAATTATTGAAGCAGGAGTGGATTCGCTAAAAATTGAAGGAAGAATGAAAAGTATTTATTACAATTCAACAGTTGTAAAACAGTATAAAAGAGCATTAGATTCTTATTATTCAGGAAGTTATAAATTTGATGAAGACTGGCTAAAAGAGCTTAAAACAATTAGCCACAGACAGTATTCAAATGGGTTTTTCTTGGGGCCTACAACTGAAAAAGATCAAAATTACAAGACTGGGCTTTCATATAGTCAAACATACAGATTGATTGCAAATGTGTTAGAAAAAGTTGATACGAATAAATATAAAATTCAAATTAGAAATCAAGTCTTTGCAACGCAGGAATTGGAACTTGTGAGACCAGAATCAGAAGTTGTAAAATTTAAAGTAAAAAACTTTTTCAATACAAAAAAAGAAAAGTACGAAGATCATGTGAATCCTAATACGATTGCAATTATAGAAACTGAAGTTGAAATGGGACCGATGGATTTATTAAGAATAAAACTTCCAGAAGGAAAGTCAGATAGCGATATGGATAAAGAAAATTTCTAA